From the genome of Populus alba chromosome 10, ASM523922v2, whole genome shotgun sequence, one region includes:
- the LOC118060068 gene encoding uncharacterized protein isoform X1 — MVFKDCLVGFKELRPLVHLLLPLFFHWIAEEMTVSVLVDVLTSALCPGQSTCSEVIYISGLQQMVVGIFKMVVLPLLGQLADEYGRKPLLLITVSTSMFPFAVLACNQSRDAVYVYYVLRTISFILSQGSIFCIAIAYAADIIKEENRATAFSWITGFFSASHVVGNLLARFLPEKYIFVVSIALLIFGSVYMYFFLVETVERVDKRERDSTFLTKIINVTRKRYESMRYAAVVVFRSPTLKVISLVSFFYELGMSGISSVLLFYLKAVFGFNKNQYSEILSVVGIGAIFSQILVLPLLSPLVGEGVILCLALLASIAYGLLYGLAWASWMPYLSAAFGAIYVLVKPATYAVISKGSSSVNQGKVQGFIAGVQSIASLLSPLAMSPLTSWFLSSDAPFNCKGFSIIVASVSMMIALCFACLLKPAEKSGHDPEEEIEAPLLGES; from the exons ATGGTGTTTAAGGATTGTTTAGTTGGGTTCAAAGAGCTTAGGCCTTTAGTACACTTGTTGTTGCCCCTATTTTTTCATTGGATTGCTGAGGAAATGACTGTTTCTGTTCTTGTTGATGTTCTTACTTCTGCTTTATGTCCTGGTCAAAGTACTTGCTCTGAGGTTATTTATATCAGTGGTCTCCAACAAATG GTGGTAGGAATTTTCAAAATGGTGGTACTACCACTCTTGGGCCAGCTTGCAGATGAGTATGGGCGTAAACCGCTTCTCCTCATTACTGTATCAACATCCATGTTCCCTTTTG CTGTACTTGCCTGTAACCAATCTAGGGACGCTGTGTATGTGTACTATGTGCTTCGgacaatttcatttattttaagtcAAGGGAGTATTTTCTGCATTGCTATTGCTTATGCG GCAGATATTATCAAAGAAGAAAACAGGGCTACAGCATTTAGTTGGATCACCGGTTTCTTTTCTGCTTCTCATGTCGTAGGCAATCTTCTGGCACGTTTTCTCCCTGAGAAATACATCTTTGtg GTTTCAATTGCTCTCCTGATCTTTGGTTCAGTTTATATGTATTTCTTTCTAGTTGAGACAGTTGAACGGGTTGATAAGAGGGAGCGAGACTCAACCTTCTTGACTAAGATAATAAACGTCACTCGCAAAAGATATGAATCAATGAGATATGCAGCAGTGGTAGTGTTTAGAAG tCCTACACTGAAAGTCATTTCACTCGTTTCCTTCTTCTATGAGTTGGGAATGTCTGGCATCAGCTCAGTTTTACTA TTCTATCTGAAGGCAGTGTTTGGTTTTAACAAGAATCAATATTCGGAAATTCTGTCAGTGGTAGGAATTGGTGCAATCTTTTCTCAG ATCTTGGTGCTTCCTCTTCTCAGTCCATTGGTTGGAGAGGGAGTGATATTATGTCTAGCCTTACTTGCATCAATAGCTTAT GGTTTGCTTTATGGCTTGGCGTGGGCATCTTGG ATGCCATACTTGAGTGCCGCATTTGGAGCCATTTATGTCCTCGTGAAGCCTGCT ACTTATGCTGTTATTTCTAAAGGATCAAGCTCAGTGAATCAG GGAAAAGTACAGGGATTTATTGCCGGTGTCCAGTCAATAGCGAGTTTATTATCCCCACTTGCAATGAGTCCATTGACTT CATGGTTCCTCTCTAGTGATGCACCTTTCAACTGTAAAGGTTTCAGCATCATAGTTGCTTCTGTAAGCATG ATGATTGCTTTATGCTTTGCTTGCCTGCTTAAGCCGGCCGAAAAGTCGGGCCATGACCCGGAGGAAGAAATTGAAGCACCACTTTTAGGTGAAAGTTAA
- the LOC118060068 gene encoding uncharacterized protein isoform X2, translated as MVVLPLLGQLADEYGRKPLLLITVSTSMFPFAVLACNQSRDAVYVYYVLRTISFILSQGSIFCIAIAYAADIIKEENRATAFSWITGFFSASHVVGNLLARFLPEKYIFVVSIALLIFGSVYMYFFLVETVERVDKRERDSTFLTKIINVTRKRYESMRYAAVVVFRSPTLKVISLVSFFYELGMSGISSVLLFYLKAVFGFNKNQYSEILSVVGIGAIFSQILVLPLLSPLVGEGVILCLALLASIAYGLLYGLAWASWMPYLSAAFGAIYVLVKPATYAVISKGSSSVNQGKVQGFIAGVQSIASLLSPLAMSPLTSWFLSSDAPFNCKGFSIIVASVSMMIALCFACLLKPAEKSGHDPEEEIEAPLLGES; from the exons ATGGTGGTACTACCACTCTTGGGCCAGCTTGCAGATGAGTATGGGCGTAAACCGCTTCTCCTCATTACTGTATCAACATCCATGTTCCCTTTTG CTGTACTTGCCTGTAACCAATCTAGGGACGCTGTGTATGTGTACTATGTGCTTCGgacaatttcatttattttaagtcAAGGGAGTATTTTCTGCATTGCTATTGCTTATGCG GCAGATATTATCAAAGAAGAAAACAGGGCTACAGCATTTAGTTGGATCACCGGTTTCTTTTCTGCTTCTCATGTCGTAGGCAATCTTCTGGCACGTTTTCTCCCTGAGAAATACATCTTTGtg GTTTCAATTGCTCTCCTGATCTTTGGTTCAGTTTATATGTATTTCTTTCTAGTTGAGACAGTTGAACGGGTTGATAAGAGGGAGCGAGACTCAACCTTCTTGACTAAGATAATAAACGTCACTCGCAAAAGATATGAATCAATGAGATATGCAGCAGTGGTAGTGTTTAGAAG tCCTACACTGAAAGTCATTTCACTCGTTTCCTTCTTCTATGAGTTGGGAATGTCTGGCATCAGCTCAGTTTTACTA TTCTATCTGAAGGCAGTGTTTGGTTTTAACAAGAATCAATATTCGGAAATTCTGTCAGTGGTAGGAATTGGTGCAATCTTTTCTCAG ATCTTGGTGCTTCCTCTTCTCAGTCCATTGGTTGGAGAGGGAGTGATATTATGTCTAGCCTTACTTGCATCAATAGCTTAT GGTTTGCTTTATGGCTTGGCGTGGGCATCTTGG ATGCCATACTTGAGTGCCGCATTTGGAGCCATTTATGTCCTCGTGAAGCCTGCT ACTTATGCTGTTATTTCTAAAGGATCAAGCTCAGTGAATCAG GGAAAAGTACAGGGATTTATTGCCGGTGTCCAGTCAATAGCGAGTTTATTATCCCCACTTGCAATGAGTCCATTGACTT CATGGTTCCTCTCTAGTGATGCACCTTTCAACTGTAAAGGTTTCAGCATCATAGTTGCTTCTGTAAGCATG ATGATTGCTTTATGCTTTGCTTGCCTGCTTAAGCCGGCCGAAAAGTCGGGCCATGACCCGGAGGAAGAAATTGAAGCACCACTTTTAGGTGAAAGTTAA
- the LOC118060069 gene encoding nifU-like protein 4, mitochondrial: MKGFGRLISRALSNQKSFGLCREINTTCRLTPRRFIHVSSATTAFWHSSGGAFPDSKTLASSLHPEKLTVLTGQRRTMFIQTQSTPNPSSLMFYPGKPVMDVGSADFPNARSAMNSPLAKAIYGIDGINRVFFGSDFITITKSDDATWEFLKPEIFAAIMDFYSSGEPLFLDSQTAAAKDTAISEDDSETVAMIKELLETRIRPAVQDDGGDIEYRGFDEETGIVKLQMQGACSGCPSSSVTLKSGIENMLMHYVPEVKGVEQELDAEDDDAALTSQME, from the exons ATGAAGGGTTTTGGCAGATTAATATCGCGAGCTCTATCAAACCAAAAAAGTTTCGGACTTTGCAGAGAAATCAACACTACATGTCGTTTGACTCCTCGCCGCTTTATACATGTTTCATCAGCAACGACAGCGTTTTGGCACAGCAGCGGTGGTGCTTTCCCTGATTCGAAAACGTTGGCTTCTTCTTTGCATCCTGAGAAATTGACCGTTTTGACAG GGCAGAGGAGGACTATGTTTATACAAACTCAATCCACACCAAATCCATCATCCCTTATGTTTTATCCTGGGAAGCCGGTGATGGATGTAGGGAGTGCGGATTTCCCAAATGCACGTTCAGCTATGAATTCTCCATTGGCTAAAGCTATTTATGGAATCGATG GTATCAATCGAGTTTTCTTTGGATCTGATTTTATCACCATAACAAAGTCAGATGATGCTACTTGGGAATTCCTAAAGCCTGAGATATTTGCAGCTATCATGGACTTCTATTCTTCTGGAGAACCATTGTTTCTAGACTCACAAACTGCTGCAGCGAAGGACACGGCTATTAGTGAG GATGACTCAGAAACTGTTGCAATGATTAAAGAGCTGTTGGAGACTCGTATTCGACCAGCAGTGCAGGACGATGGTGGAGATATTGAGTATCGGGGTTTTGATGA GGAAACTGGAATAGTCAAATTGCAAATGCAAGGAGCATGCAGTGGCTGTCCGAGCTCATCTGTCACTTTGAAATCTGGAATAGAGAATATGCTGATGCATTATGTACCAGAG GTGAAAGGTGTGGAACAAGAATTAGATGCTGAAGATGATGATGCAGCATTGACCAGTCAGATGGAGTAG